A stretch of Paenibacillus mucilaginosus 3016 DNA encodes these proteins:
- a CDS encoding Ig-like domain-containing protein: MNRKIWLGITAASLVAAGLTGGGFSGGSGQAEAAAAATAKVPAFPGAEGGGMYASGGRGGEVYEVTTLEDYEAGETPIPGSLRDAVSQGNRTVVFRLSGTIHLKQPLKINQKNLTIAGQTAPGDGIAVAGYGTDISGSENLIVRYLRFRPGSEHKDAEPDAFGGRDVKNAIIDHISASWSVDETLSMYRNAETTVQWSIISESLLISGHVKGRHGYGGIWGGGNATFSNNLIASHVSRAPALGNGGNKVYPVGSTDLVNNVIYNWGFNSTYGGNDQKTNVIGNYYKPGPSTYENVKERLVSPGQDGKLSWFHIAGNTMHGNTAVTADNTLGIQEVKSGTEFSDAPYEVAGHDTLNIRPAGQAYQEVLAKAGATYPRRDAADARIVRDVKQGTGRLINNEWEAGGFPQLKSLPAPADTDHDGMPDAWEAKQGLNAADTQDGRFITASGYSNLELYLNSLVDMNHAPSNPEVELRSPELNSVHKAGSPIRLNVKLQDKHRIAKVEYYRNDVLIGVSSGGSFDYTWRDAPEGTWFVSAKAVDKEGNETQTTSMPIHVNVMKQTGAWTSKDIGSVGIEGNAAVTADGITVKGAGRIFGTADAFQFAYREVTGDASLTARIDSLTMVDNNALSGLMIRQSLEPDSPTALISASVVKADEGSPYGVFFSSRLKQGETIAAPGETDFPEDAGLPALKGTTIPYWLKIERKGEVLTGYASADGVQWTEVGSADIPMSEKLYIGFAVDAAKNSSDIVNYNTARFSGITLEGNTETKRSGE; this comes from the coding sequence ATGAATCGAAAGATCTGGTTGGGGATCACAGCCGCATCCCTGGTGGCGGCAGGCCTAACGGGCGGCGGCTTCTCCGGAGGCTCAGGGCAGGCTGAGGCAGCGGCAGCGGCTACCGCTAAGGTGCCGGCTTTCCCGGGTGCGGAAGGCGGAGGCATGTACGCAAGCGGCGGCCGCGGCGGCGAGGTATATGAAGTCACTACACTCGAAGACTACGAGGCAGGGGAAACACCGATTCCCGGCTCCCTGAGGGATGCGGTTTCCCAGGGGAACCGGACGGTGGTTTTCCGGCTGTCGGGTACGATTCATCTGAAGCAGCCGCTGAAGATCAATCAGAAGAACCTGACGATCGCTGGGCAGACGGCTCCGGGGGACGGCATCGCGGTAGCCGGCTATGGCACGGACATCTCGGGTTCGGAGAACCTGATCGTACGCTACCTCCGGTTCAGACCGGGCAGCGAGCATAAGGATGCGGAGCCGGACGCCTTCGGCGGGCGGGATGTCAAGAATGCGATCATTGATCACATCTCGGCGAGCTGGTCGGTAGATGAGACCCTGTCGATGTACCGCAACGCCGAAACGACCGTGCAGTGGAGCATCATCAGCGAGAGCCTGCTGATCTCGGGCCATGTCAAGGGGCGGCACGGGTACGGGGGCATCTGGGGCGGAGGCAATGCCACCTTCTCGAACAACCTGATCGCGAGCCACGTCAGCCGGGCACCGGCACTGGGCAACGGAGGGAACAAGGTGTATCCGGTCGGAAGCACGGATCTCGTGAATAATGTCATCTACAACTGGGGCTTCAACTCCACTTATGGCGGCAACGACCAGAAGACCAACGTCATCGGCAACTATTACAAACCGGGACCTTCCACGTACGAGAACGTCAAGGAGCGTCTGGTGAGTCCCGGACAGGACGGGAAGCTGAGCTGGTTTCATATCGCCGGCAACACCATGCACGGCAATACGGCGGTCACGGCGGACAACACGCTCGGAATTCAGGAAGTCAAAAGCGGAACCGAATTCTCAGACGCACCTTACGAGGTAGCCGGGCATGACACGCTGAACATTCGGCCTGCCGGACAAGCCTATCAGGAAGTGCTGGCCAAGGCCGGGGCGACGTATCCTCGCAGGGACGCGGCCGATGCCCGGATCGTCCGTGATGTGAAGCAGGGGACCGGCCGGCTCATCAATAACGAATGGGAAGCAGGCGGCTTTCCGCAGCTGAAGTCACTTCCTGCGCCGGCGGATACGGACCATGACGGGATGCCGGATGCCTGGGAAGCGAAGCAGGGGCTGAATGCGGCAGACACGCAGGACGGCAGATTCATTACCGCTTCCGGTTATTCGAACCTCGAGCTGTATTTGAATTCGCTGGTCGACATGAACCATGCGCCGTCCAATCCGGAGGTCGAGCTGCGCTCTCCTGAGCTGAACAGCGTTCACAAGGCCGGCAGCCCGATCCGCCTGAACGTGAAGCTGCAGGACAAGCACCGGATCGCCAAGGTCGAATATTACCGCAATGATGTGCTGATCGGCGTGTCGAGCGGCGGCTCCTTTGATTACACGTGGAGGGATGCGCCGGAAGGGACATGGTTCGTATCCGCCAAAGCGGTTGACAAGGAGGGCAACGAGACCCAGACGACGTCGATGCCGATTCATGTCAACGTCATGAAGCAGACGGGCGCATGGACCTCCAAGGATATCGGCAGCGTGGGGATTGAGGGCAATGCGGCGGTCACCGCAGACGGAATCACGGTCAAAGGCGCAGGGCGGATATTCGGGACGGCGGATGCGTTCCAGTTCGCCTACCGCGAAGTAACCGGGGATGCCTCCCTGACCGCCCGGATCGACTCGTTGACCATGGTCGACAACAACGCCCTCTCCGGCCTGATGATCCGCCAAAGCCTCGAGCCCGATTCGCCGACCGCGCTGATCAGCGCTTCCGTGGTCAAGGCGGATGAAGGCTCGCCTTACGGCGTCTTCTTCTCATCACGCTTGAAGCAGGGTGAAACGATCGCCGCTCCGGGCGAGACCGACTTCCCGGAGGATGCCGGTCTGCCGGCCTTGAAGGGGACGACGATCCCTTACTGGCTCAAGATCGAGCGCAAAGGGGAGGTCCTCACCGGTTATGCCTCGGCGGACGGAGTCCAGTGGACTGAGGTAGGTTCGGCCGACATTCCGATGAGCGAGAAGCTGTATATCGGCTTTGCGGTGGATGCCGCCAAAAACTCGAGTGACATCGTCAATTACAATACGGCCCGCTTCTCGGGCATTACCTTGGAAGGGAACACCGAAACCAAGCGCAGCGGCGAGTAG
- a CDS encoding MFS transporter, with amino-acid sequence MSIQWLIRTQSVVTLAGGMIYPYYLLFLKNLGNSYSKYGLAFAVFTVSGALASQWLGPRLDRLGASLLVWSPLGMTAAMLLFPWVASYGWVLALQLVMGACSAMQRMGERLLLADGTQPGTRGPDMANYQFWTSLASGAAVILGGYVIDWLTIDVLFYFSAILYAASAWAVRRYNKTAKRRGTPSA; translated from the coding sequence ATGTCGATCCAGTGGCTCATCCGGACCCAGAGCGTCGTGACGCTGGCCGGAGGCATGATCTATCCGTATTATCTGCTCTTCCTCAAGAACCTCGGCAACAGCTACTCGAAGTACGGGCTGGCCTTCGCCGTATTCACCGTGAGCGGAGCCCTGGCCTCCCAGTGGCTCGGTCCCCGGCTTGACCGGCTTGGAGCAAGTTTGCTCGTCTGGAGCCCGCTCGGGATGACCGCCGCGATGCTGCTCTTCCCCTGGGTGGCTTCCTACGGCTGGGTGCTCGCGCTTCAGCTCGTGATGGGCGCCTGCAGCGCCATGCAGCGGATGGGGGAGCGGCTTCTGCTGGCCGACGGGACGCAGCCGGGGACCCGCGGCCCGGACATGGCGAATTACCAATTCTGGACCTCGCTGGCCTCGGGCGCTGCGGTCATTCTCGGCGGATATGTCATCGACTGGCTGACGATCGATGTGCTGTTCTATTTCAGCGCCATTCTGTACGCAGCCAGCGCCTGGGCCGTGCGGCGGTACAACAAGACCGCGAAGCGGCGGGGTACGCCATCCGCATGA